In Clostridium omnivorum, the DNA window ATATTGTTTTTTATATGGAAATCCAATTCTAAATTGTTGTACGACTTTCCTTCCGAATTCATTAGGTCATTAAAATTAATATTTTTAACTAATTTTCTTATATCAGTTTTTAATGCCTCACCTATGCTAATTTCTAAAATATTGCATGCTCTATCATTTATTCTCTTGATATTTAAATTTTCATCTAATACAATCATACCTTCAGTAACGGAATCAAAAGTTATATTTAAAAGATTATAAGAAACAGATAATGCAAGCTGCTTTTGTATATATTGTGCAGCTGAAATTACTATTCCCAAGGTATGGATATGTGCTTCATTATAGTCTCCCGACATATTAATGCACCCAATCAAATTACCGTCCTCATCATGAATTGGCGCCGCAGAACATGTCCATGAATGCTGATGTTTTCCATAATGCTCAGCTCCTATTGTTTGTACAGGTTTATTCAAAAAAATAGCAGTTCCTATAGCATTAGTTCCTACTGCTTCTTCTGTCCATAAAGCTCCTTTTACGAAGTTTAACTTTTCTGCTTTATCCATTATTCTTTCATCGCCAATTACATCGATAATGTAACCATCTTTATCTGATAGGAATAGTGAAAAGCCAGACCCCTCAACAATTCCGTATATGTTTTCCATTATGGAATGTGCAACAGCTACAAGTTGAATATTCTCTTGAATTTTGGCTTCAACAGGTACCTTAAATCTATCGTTACCTCTCCCATTATTATAATCAACCGAATATTTTCTACATCTCTGCCAAGACTCACCTATTTCTTGTTTTACTCCTGGAACGAGCACTCCAGTTTCAGTAAAGTTCTTCCATGCATTATATATAAACTTTGGATAATCAGACACCATATTCATCACTCCATAGAAAATCGTTATTTTATTAACTAATATAGCCGTTTTATATTTTACAGTCAAGAAGATAAAAAATCCACAAATTCTTATACCATAAGAATTTGTGGATTTATCTTGATTGATTTATATTCAATCCTTTTTTAATAAATAAAATAATTCACTCCTTTAAATTAATAGGGTTTGTTTCAAAATACACCAAACAATTATGTATATAGCTAAACTGCTGCAAGATTATCACAGTTTGGTTCTGATTTACTCTCTGTATTTGTATACTCTTTACAAAGCAAGGCCCTTATATAGCCCCTATCCTTAGTGGTTGATTCAATATAGAATCCTCTTCCGTAATAAAATCTAACAAGTGACAACATTCTAGATGCTGTATGAAGATATAAGTGTGTTACACCAAGCTTTTTCATAGCATTATCAACTGCATTTATAAGTATTTTACCTACTCCATTGTTTTGATACGCTCCACTTACTCCAAATCTGCTTAAATAAGCTGTATTATCGGATTTAACTTCAACCCTTACACTGCCTATTATTTTATCTCCCTGTAATGCTACAAAAACCAATTTAGTTTCTATATCTCTTTTTATACCTTCACAAGTTTCTTCAAGAGTACCAACAATAGCTGTAATTCCAGCACCTTCAGTATATAAACTAAAGGCTTCCTTTGCCACCTCTTTAATTTGAGGAATGTCCTCTTCTCTAGCCATTCTAACCACAAAGGTCATTTTTTCCATCGATCTACCCCCAGTACATATTTTTACAATAAAAAAAGACAAGTCCTATAACTTTCAGCAGAATAATAAAAAAGCACATTGCTAAATTGCTATTCTTAAACATATTAATGAAAGTCATTTGATTTTAAGCAGCCGCCACCTGCGGCTGTGCTCAAAATCTCTTGTCTGCGAATAATTATACTTTGTTTCGTTTAAAAATACAATACTTTTTTTTGCATTATTCCGTGATAATTTAAATGAATTTTACACATGGTTATTATCAGAATATTACAATTTAACTAAATATTTATACACATTCTTTTATGGAGCCATAGCTATAAAATCCAATCCAGCTGTCTCCTTAAATCCAAACATAACATTCATGTTTTGTACTGCCTGACCCGCAGCCCCTTTTACAAGGTTATCTATAGCTGAAATAACTATTACTCTATTAGTACGAGGATCTACTCTTGCACTTATATGGCATAAATTTGATCCCTTAACCCATCTAGTTTCAGGAATTCCATCAGTTATCTTTACAAAATAACTATCCTTATAAAAATCCTTATATATTTCAAGAATCTCCTCAGTTGATAATGATTTTTTTAAATTACTATAACATGTAGATAATATTCCTCTATTCATAGGTACTAGATGAGGAGTAAAGGAAATAAAAAGCTTTTCCTCTGCCAATTTGCTTAACTCTTGTTCAATTTCAGGAGTATGCCTATGTGTCGCTACCCCATAAGCCTTTATAGATTCATTGCACTCAGTAAATAGAGAACTTATATTTGCTGACCTACCAGCACCTGATACACCAGATTTTGCATCTACAATAACTGAACTTGTTTCAATTAATTTATTTTTTAAAAGTGGTGCTAAGCCTAAAATTGTAGCAGTAGGATAACAACCTGGATTAGCTATCAAATTACTCTTTTGTATCTCATCTCTTTTAAGCTCAGTAATTCCATACACTGCATTCTCCAAAAGAGGTGGCAGTTCATGTTTAATACCATACCATTCTTCGTATTCATCTTTTGAATTAAGTCTATAATCTGCACCTAAATCAATAACTTTTACTCCTTGTGCTAATGCCTTTTTAGTTAATTCAAAGGATTTTCCATTTGGAAGCGCAATAAATAACACATCAATATTATCTATCCTTGCCATAGCTTCTTCCAAATCAACACACTTATCTTCTATAAAACCATTATAATTGCCATATAATTGATTTAACTGAAAATTTGCATAATTATGTGAGTTATAAAAATCAACCTCAACTTCTGGATGCTTATACAAGATCCATGCTAACATCTCACCAGCATAACCTGTTGCTCCCATTATACCTGCTTTAATCATGTCTTCACCCCGTTTATCCATTATTTTATTACTAAAAAATATTATGCAATAAATCTATAAAAAAATCAATAAAATTATTGAATAATTATAACGCTAGGAGTATAATTATTCCTGCATTATAAACTAAATTGGAGGATTGAGATGGAAACCCAAACTAACTACTTAAACATTGAAACTATTTTACAAATTAACAAATTAAGAGGAAAAACCTTCGTTATAAAATATGGCGGAAGCATAATGGATAACGAAGAAGCTCAAAATGCCTTCGTGGAAGATTTATTATTTCTAACCAACATAGGTATAAGAGTAGTTATTATACATGGTGGAGGCCCTGAAATTTCTAAGTGGCTAAAAAGGACAAACATAGAAAATAGATTTGTAAAAGGTCTTAGAGTTACAGATGCTGCTACTATGGAGATAGTAGAGATGGTACTCTCAGGTAATGTTAATAAAAGATTGTCTTGCAATTTAAGCAGAAAAGGCTTAAAGGCAATTGGAATAAGTGGTAAGGATAGCAATTTAATTAAAGCTAAGAAAAAGTTTGTTTATGATAATGATAGAAAAATAGATATAGGCTTTGTTGGAGAAGTTACAAGTATTAATAAAGAAGCCATATTAGGCCTGCTTGATAATGACTATATTCCAGTCATCTCCCCTATTGGTTGTGATGCAGAAGGAAACAGCTATAATATTAATGCAGACTATGCAGCCTCTTTTATTAGCGGTATTCTAAAGGCTGAAAAATTAATGATTCTGACAGATATAGATGGAGTATATATGGATATAAAGGACCCTTCCAGTTTACTTCCATCCATTACTATAGACGAGATTAAAGATTATACTGACTCTGGAATTATAAGCGGAGGAATGATTCCAAAGCTTGAATGTTGTGTTGACGCTTTAGATAAAGGTACTAAAAGTGTTCACTTAATTGATGGCAGAGTAAAGCACAGTTTATTACTTAACATAACTACAGAAAATGGTACTAAAATAATAGCAAGGAGAGGTGTTAATCAATGTCAAAAGATAATATAATGAATACTTATGGAAGATTTGATGTTACTTTCGAAAAAGGTATAGGTTCAAAAATATATGATATAAACGGAAAAGAATATATAGACTTTGTATCAGGTGTAGCTACTAACTGTTTAGGGCACAGCCATCCTGCAATAATTAAAGCAATTACTGAGCAGAGTTCAAAGCTTATGCATATATCAAATTATTACTGGAATACTGAGCATTCGAAACTTGCAGAAATACTTATTAAAAATTCAGACCATAGTAAGGTATTTTTCTGTAACAGTGGTACAGAAGCTGTTGAAGGAGCTTTAAAGGTTGCAAGGAAACACGGAAAGCTAAGTGGTAATTTAAATAAAAACATTCTTCTTTACATGGATAACTCTTTCCACGGAAGAACTTTTGGTGCTCTATCAGTAACAGGACAACCTAAATATCAAAATGATTTTAGACCTTTAATAAGCGGAGTAAAAGAAGTAAAATTTAATGATATAGAAGATCTTAAGAAAAATTTTGATGAGAATGTATGCGGCATTATCATTGAACCAATTCAAGGTGAAGGCGGAATTAACCCCGCTGATGTTAAATTTCTAGAAACAGCCAGAGTGCTATGTGATAAATTTGATGCTCTATTAATATTTGATGAAATTCAATGTGGTATGGGTAGACTCGGAAGCCTATTTGCCTATAAAAAATTTGGAGTTATTCCTGATGTAATATCAATAGCTAAAGCATTAGGAGGCGGCTTTCCAATAGGTGCTTTTATAACAAATGAAAAGGCTTCAAAGGCTCTTGTTCCAGGAGATCACGGCAGTACCTTTGGTGGAAACCCTCTAGGTTCAGCAGTTGGAACAGCTGTGCTTACTGAGCTAACTGACGGCGGAGTTATCGCATCAATCGATGAGAAAAGTGCTTATTTAAAAGAAAAGTTGAACAGCTTAAAGGATAAGTATGGGGTAATAAACGAAGTAAAAGGAATGGGACTTCTAATAGGTATTAGCTTAAAAACAAGCCCTAAGGAATTTATGAATGCTTGCTTTAAAAATGGTCTTTTAGTTGTAACAGCTGGAGCAGATGTTGTTAGATTGCTTCCTCCACTTAACGTAACTATCCCCGAATTAGATGAGGCTTTAAAATTACTAGAAGATGTTTTTAAAGAAATCACTGCATAAGTAAATTAAATATACTAATTTGACATAAACTAACCTATCGCATCATACGATAGGTTAATTTTAATTATCATTAATTTTGATAGGCGGTGGTAATTTGAATATTAAAGGTATAATTGAAGAAAATATAGAAATTGTTAAGGAGCTCAGACAGAAGCTGCATGATAATGCAGAATTGAGCTATGAAGAACATAATACCCAAAAAATAATACTAGAATTTCTAAACCACTTAGGTTTAGATACTAAATCAATGGCTAATACTGGAGTAGTTGCTACCTTGAACTGCGGCGAGGACTGCATAGCTATTAGAGCAGACATAGATGCACTACCTGTAAATGGGGTCTCTCACGCTTGCGGCCATGATTTTCATATGGCTGTAGCACTTGGCACTGCACTTGCACTTAAAAAAATTGGTTATAAAAAGTGTGTTAAATTTATATTTCAACCTGCCGAAGAAGCAGAAGGCGGTGCACTTCCTATGATAAATGAAGGTGTACTTGAATCTCCAAAGGTAACTCAGATGATTGGATTTCATGTTTGGCCTAATGTAAAGGTAGGTACTATTGAAGTTACAAGCGGTCCCTCAATGGCATCAGTAGATGACTTCCATATAAATTTCAAAGGGAAAGGTGGCCACGCTGCTATGCCTAACCTTTGTAAAAACCCTATTTACCCTGCCTTGGACTTCATTGAAACAATGGGAATAAAATCTAGAATTGAGGTAGACCCTTTAAACTCTCATGTAATAACTTTTGCATCCATACAATGTGGAAGTGCGCCAAATGTTATTGCTGACAACTGCAAAATAATGGGTACTGTTAGAACCTTTGATAATACACTTAGAACTAAACTGCATCAAGATGTTATACACACAGCTAATTTAAGCGCAGAAAAATTTGACTGCTCAGTAGATATAAATTATAATCTTCAGTATCCACCTGTAATAAGTGATAACTTATTAACAAAAAAGTTTATTGAAGTTACAAAGACTCTTATTGGTAATGATAAGGTGCTTCCTTTGGAAAAGACCTTTGCTGCAGAAGACTTCTCATTTTTTGCTGAAAAAGTTCCTTCAGTTCACTTTAGGCTTGGGATTGCAGAAAATAGTATAGGCATAGAACCTCTCCATTCTCCAAACTTTAGTGCTTCTGAAGATTGTCTTTTTAACGGTATCTATATAATAACTAATTTTATATTAAATTTATAATTCGTTAATGTTTTGTCCATTAAAGCATAGAATGAGAATATAAGAGTTACTACTTATATAATAATTAGAAAGGCTTTAAATAATAAGAATGAAAAATCTTATCCTTGATTTAATACAGAGATTTAATAAAGATGATGTTCCTGCACTTGCTTATCAGCTAGCGTATAAGCTCGTGCTGTCTTTTTTCCCATTTATAATTTTCCTAATGACTATTATAGGATACACATCTTTAAATAAATTAGAAATATTGATTGGACTTAGCAACCTAATACCGCAGGAAATATATAACCTAATAAAATACACTGTTATTGAGCTAAATAATGCTAAAAGCGGTTCGATTTTATCTTTAAGCTTAATCTTTACCCTTTGGTCAGCATCTTCTGGTTTTAATGGAGTAATTAAGGGAATAAATAAAGCCTATGGAGTAAAAGAAAGCCGTTCTTATATAAAGGTTAGAGTGATTTCACTTTTATGTACTTTAGGCATGGTATTTGTTATTATCATTATGGGTATACTGCTTGTACTTGGAAATGTTATTTGGCGTGCTCTAACATATAACTTTAGTATTCTAGCAAAACTAACATCCTTATGGCTATTACTAAGATACACAATAGTAGTATTTACAGCTATTTTTATTTTTACAGCACTTTATACCTATGCTCCAAGTAAAAGATTAAACTTTTGGGAAGCCATACCAGGTTCATTATTTTCTACTTTAGGACTTGCTTCAGTATCTATCGCCTTTTCCTTCTATGTAAATAACTTTGGCAGGTATTCAGTAGTGTATGGAAGTATAGGTGCTGTACTTATTCTTCTATTATGGCTCTTTTTCGTTTCAAATATCATAATTCTCGGCGGTGAATTAAACGCCTCACTAGTCTCTCTACATACTGTAACAAAAGGTAATGATTTAAATTTATAAAACTTAGTTAGTTTAAATTTTAATACTCCTTCTTGTACTTATTTATTTTAATAGTACATAAAATAAACTAGGATTTAATTATCCTAGTTTATTTTTTACGTAGAGGAGAGTAAAGTAATGAAAAAGAGAAAAGGCCTTTATATTTTGTTACTCGTATCAATTATTGTTTTTACAGGATTGTACTACTTTTCCATAAACACTTCATTCCAAAGCAATTTAATTTCCAAACTAAAAGTACCTAAACTTAATAGTTCATCTTCATTGTCATCTACAACTCTGGCAAAAGGAAATGAAAATAGTGCTAAAACCTTGAATACTATTTCTCAAGTTAGTATAATTTCAGCTGGTGACATACTCTTCCACATGCCTGAAGTTGTTTCTGCAAAAGTTAATGGTACTTATGACTTTAAGCCAATGTTTTCTGAGGTAAAAGATATTATTTCTTCTAAAGATATTTCCATTGCTAATTTCGAGACAACTATAAATCCTAAAAAAGAATTAAGCGGATATCCCTCCTTCAATACTCCTGTACAAGCTTTAGATGCATTAAAATATACTGGCTTTCAAATACTCTTAAATGACCATAACCACAGTTTAGATACTGGAATCGATGGACTTAGAAGTACAAATAACCTATTAAAACAATATGGCTTTAAAGTTCTTGGTTCTGGCGAACCAAACGAAGATAAAAGTGTTATTGTAGAAAAAAATAATATTAAGATAGGAATGCTTTCATATACATATGGGACAAACTATGGAATTCAATATAAAGACATGATTAATTATATTGATGAAAATAAAATCAAGAATGAAATAGAAAAAATCAAACCAAAATGCGACTTTCTAATAGTATTTTTACACCTTGGCACAGAGTATGTAAGAAGTGTAGAGCCATTTCAAGCTGATATAGTTAATAAGACTGCTCAGTTTGGAGCAGATGCCATACTATGCAGTCACCCTCATGTATCAAAAAAAACTGAAATGCTAAATGTAAATGGTAGAAAAGTCTTGGTAAACTATTCAATGGGTAATTTTATTTCCAATCAAAATGATAAATATACAGATATGGGGTCTATGGAAAGTATGTTAATTGAAAAAAGGGGTAATATAACTAAACTTAAATATGCTGAAACAATACCAGTTTATAGACTTAGATACTCAGCTGATAATAAAACCATTTATAAAACTATACCTTATAACGATGTAACTAAGTTCAAAAATATTTTAGGACAAGATACTTTGTCATACATTTCCACGGTTTCAAAAGAGCTCTCATTTCAATATTATGATTTTTATACTGAATATGCTTCTAAAAGAATCTATATTTTAGAAACTCAATAAAAAATTATTAAGTTTAAACAATATGCTTCATATTTGCAGCATATTGTTTTTTTGCTCATAATTACTAGCATTATAAGGTTCATAAGCAAAGTAAATGACTAATATATTTATTGCTTTACTCTATATATCTATTATTTTTCAGAAGACACATTAAACTATTAAAAAATATCATACTAAATTCCATTCAAACTCAATGTAAATTTATGCATACAAAAATAGTTTATTTTTCTTATAAAGTAACTTAATTTATTTACATAACATTTTAGTTTTTATTTTTACCGCACAAACACTGCGATATTAAATTATTTTAAAAAATCGAACGAAAATATTTGACAAATATATGCCTTACACTTTAAACTATAAATAAGACCTGGTGCATATTTAATCAAAATTAAAATTTGCGGAGGTGTTTATTAATGAAAAAAATCTTATCTTTTGTTACTGCTGTTTCAGTGGTTTCTATGCTCATCTCATCACCTGTGGCTTACGCAGCGCAAAATCAAGCACCAGATTTTGCAAACGGAAGTCTTTCAGGCAAACTAACCAAAGACATCAATGGCGTTTACAAGTACTTTAATGACAACAAAGCACAATTTGGGGTTGATAGTGCAGAAAATGAATTCACTAAACTATCTTCCAATGATGACTTTTTGGGATTTACTCACATTAAGACTCAACAAATGGTTAATGGCATTCCAGTTTACGGAAGCGAATACATTATTCACTTCAATAAAGATGGACAAGTTTATGCTGCAAATGGCAAATATAATCCATCAGCAAAAAAAGCTAAAGTAGACAAATCTAAATTAATAACTCCAGCTAAAGCAAGTCTAATTGCTCTATCCAAATTCAATTTTGACTCCTTAGAAATGACACCAACAGCAAAACTCTATCTTTATAATGTTAACAATGAATATGTTCCTGTATACGAAGTAAGAGTAAACTTCCTATCTCCAGCTCCAGGTGACTGGCATGTATTTGTAAATGCTGTAGATGGTACTATTGTTAACCAGTATAATACAATATCAAGTGCTGCTGTTACATTGACCGGAACCGGAGTACTAGGTGATACCAAAACTTTAAATGGTACATCTGCTACAGTTACTACCAAAAACAAAGGACAAACTACAACGACTACTCAGTATCAATTAGTAGATAATACAAGACCAGCATCAATTACAACCTACACAGCTAACAATGGAACTTCTCTACCTGGTTCAGTTGTATATTCACTTACTACCTTTATTAATGACAAAGCAGCTGTAGATGCACATGCATATGCTGGTATGGTTTACGACTTTTATAAAGTTAAATTCAATAGAAATGGTTTAGATAACAAAAATATGGCAATGAAATCAACAGTTCACTATTCAAGAAGCTATAATAATGCTTTTTGGAATGGAACTCAAATGGTTTATGGAGATGGTGATGGAGTAACCTTCATACCTCTTTCAGGAGCTTTAGATGTAGTTGGTCATGAAATGACACATGCTGTAGACTCTAATTCAGCTAACCTAATTTATCAAAACCAATCAGGAGCATTAAATGAATCCTTCTCAGATGTTTTTGGTACTCTTATAGAATTTGATAAGCAGCCAACAAAAGCTGACTGGCTAGTTGGAGAAGATGTTTATACTCCTAATAAAGCTGGCGACGGATTAAGAGATATGTCTAACCCAGCAGCAACTGGAGACCCAGA includes these proteins:
- a CDS encoding GNAT family N-acetyltransferase, which translates into the protein MEKMTFVVRMAREEDIPQIKEVAKEAFSLYTEGAGITAIVGTLEETCEGIKRDIETKLVFVALQGDKIIGSVRVEVKSDNTAYLSRFGVSGAYQNNGVGKILINAVDNAMKKLGVTHLYLHTASRMLSLVRFYYGRGFYIESTTKDRGYIRALLCKEYTNTESKSEPNCDNLAAV
- the argC gene encoding N-acetyl-gamma-glutamyl-phosphate reductase — translated: MIKAGIMGATGYAGEMLAWILYKHPEVEVDFYNSHNYANFQLNQLYGNYNGFIEDKCVDLEEAMARIDNIDVLFIALPNGKSFELTKKALAQGVKVIDLGADYRLNSKDEYEEWYGIKHELPPLLENAVYGITELKRDEIQKSNLIANPGCYPTATILGLAPLLKNKLIETSSVIVDAKSGVSGAGRSANISSLFTECNESIKAYGVATHRHTPEIEQELSKLAEEKLFISFTPHLVPMNRGILSTCYSNLKKSLSTEEILEIYKDFYKDSYFVKITDGIPETRWVKGSNLCHISARVDPRTNRVIVISAIDNLVKGAAGQAVQNMNVMFGFKETAGLDFIAMAP
- the argB gene encoding acetylglutamate kinase; translation: METQTNYLNIETILQINKLRGKTFVIKYGGSIMDNEEAQNAFVEDLLFLTNIGIRVVIIHGGGPEISKWLKRTNIENRFVKGLRVTDAATMEIVEMVLSGNVNKRLSCNLSRKGLKAIGISGKDSNLIKAKKKFVYDNDRKIDIGFVGEVTSINKEAILGLLDNDYIPVISPIGCDAEGNSYNINADYAASFISGILKAEKLMILTDIDGVYMDIKDPSSLLPSITIDEIKDYTDSGIISGGMIPKLECCVDALDKGTKSVHLIDGRVKHSLLLNITTENGTKIIARRGVNQCQKII
- a CDS encoding aspartate aminotransferase family protein, translated to MSKDNIMNTYGRFDVTFEKGIGSKIYDINGKEYIDFVSGVATNCLGHSHPAIIKAITEQSSKLMHISNYYWNTEHSKLAEILIKNSDHSKVFFCNSGTEAVEGALKVARKHGKLSGNLNKNILLYMDNSFHGRTFGALSVTGQPKYQNDFRPLISGVKEVKFNDIEDLKKNFDENVCGIIIEPIQGEGGINPADVKFLETARVLCDKFDALLIFDEIQCGMGRLGSLFAYKKFGVIPDVISIAKALGGGFPIGAFITNEKASKALVPGDHGSTFGGNPLGSAVGTAVLTELTDGGVIASIDEKSAYLKEKLNSLKDKYGVINEVKGMGLLIGISLKTSPKEFMNACFKNGLLVVTAGADVVRLLPPLNVTIPELDEALKLLEDVFKEITA
- a CDS encoding M20 family metallopeptidase; amino-acid sequence: MNIKGIIEENIEIVKELRQKLHDNAELSYEEHNTQKIILEFLNHLGLDTKSMANTGVVATLNCGEDCIAIRADIDALPVNGVSHACGHDFHMAVALGTALALKKIGYKKCVKFIFQPAEEAEGGALPMINEGVLESPKVTQMIGFHVWPNVKVGTIEVTSGPSMASVDDFHINFKGKGGHAAMPNLCKNPIYPALDFIETMGIKSRIEVDPLNSHVITFASIQCGSAPNVIADNCKIMGTVRTFDNTLRTKLHQDVIHTANLSAEKFDCSVDINYNLQYPPVISDNLLTKKFIEVTKTLIGNDKVLPLEKTFAAEDFSFFAEKVPSVHFRLGIAENSIGIEPLHSPNFSASEDCLFNGIYIITNFILNL
- a CDS encoding YihY/virulence factor BrkB family protein; translated protein: MKNLILDLIQRFNKDDVPALAYQLAYKLVLSFFPFIIFLMTIIGYTSLNKLEILIGLSNLIPQEIYNLIKYTVIELNNAKSGSILSLSLIFTLWSASSGFNGVIKGINKAYGVKESRSYIKVRVISLLCTLGMVFVIIIMGILLVLGNVIWRALTYNFSILAKLTSLWLLLRYTIVVFTAIFIFTALYTYAPSKRLNFWEAIPGSLFSTLGLASVSIAFSFYVNNFGRYSVVYGSIGAVLILLLWLFFVSNIIILGGELNASLVSLHTVTKGNDLNL
- a CDS encoding CapA family protein → MKKRKGLYILLLVSIIVFTGLYYFSINTSFQSNLISKLKVPKLNSSSSLSSTTLAKGNENSAKTLNTISQVSIISAGDILFHMPEVVSAKVNGTYDFKPMFSEVKDIISSKDISIANFETTINPKKELSGYPSFNTPVQALDALKYTGFQILLNDHNHSLDTGIDGLRSTNNLLKQYGFKVLGSGEPNEDKSVIVEKNNIKIGMLSYTYGTNYGIQYKDMINYIDENKIKNEIEKIKPKCDFLIVFLHLGTEYVRSVEPFQADIVNKTAQFGADAILCSHPHVSKKTEMLNVNGRKVLVNYSMGNFISNQNDKYTDMGSMESMLIEKRGNITKLKYAETIPVYRLRYSADNKTIYKTIPYNDVTKFKNILGQDTLSYISTVSKELSFQYYDFYTEYASKRIYILETQ
- a CDS encoding M4 family metallopeptidase, with the translated sequence MKKILSFVTAVSVVSMLISSPVAYAAQNQAPDFANGSLSGKLTKDINGVYKYFNDNKAQFGVDSAENEFTKLSSNDDFLGFTHIKTQQMVNGIPVYGSEYIIHFNKDGQVYAANGKYNPSAKKAKVDKSKLITPAKASLIALSKFNFDSLEMTPTAKLYLYNVNNEYVPVYEVRVNFLSPAPGDWHVFVNAVDGTIVNQYNTISSAAVTLTGTGVLGDTKTLNGTSATVTTKNKGQTTTTTQYQLVDNTRPASITTYTANNGTSLPGSVVYSLTTFINDKAAVDAHAYAGMVYDFYKVKFNRNGLDNKNMAMKSTVHYSRSYNNAFWNGTQMVYGDGDGVTFIPLSGALDVVGHEMTHAVDSNSANLIYQNQSGALNESFSDVFGTLIEFDKQPTKADWLVGEDVYTPNKAGDGLRDMSNPAATGDPDNMSKYVNTTSDNGGVHTNSGIPNKAFYLTASNANVGNDKAAQIYYRALTTYLTSSATFHDARVALVQAATDLYGASSAEVNAVNTAWSTVGVN